Proteins encoded by one window of Sorangium aterium:
- a CDS encoding serine/threonine-protein kinase: protein MSGTLADGTIFAHRYRVARLLAVGAMGSVYEVVHIETNRRRALKVMHAYLFQSEEMRSRFKREAQITADIESEYIVDVFDAGIDEPTGMPFLVMELLRGEELGQRLKRLGRLPPGEVATYLQQTASALDRTHAASIIHRDLKPENLFVTQRDDGTPRMKILDFGVAKLLAEGGTAAGITRSLGTPIYMAPEQFRTDTKLTSAVDIYALGMIAYTLLVGTPYWSPEALSANDVIAFALVVVHGPQEPPVHRAMSQRVVLPPSFDGWFARATAVDPAARFRLASEAAQALSELLGLAPASSGRSPRPTTPPWAMANPSAHALATPAPAITAPAITAPAITAPAITAPAMMPPVATSIGPMGPEHPSRAPAAPLAATMETSVTSVPSGNIAPAAPNRAPLVAAAVVLGLGVLGAGTWLLIRAGSQAEPAAAAPSEGPALDAGSASAAATAAPSATTPAEPSAPAPSASAPAIAAAQPAPSASASAGPAARGAAGAAPKATPRPASTERRGSPARPKVPLLGRD, encoded by the coding sequence GTGTCGGGCACGCTCGCGGACGGAACGATCTTCGCGCACCGCTATCGCGTGGCGCGCCTCCTCGCCGTGGGCGCGATGGGGTCCGTCTACGAGGTGGTGCACATCGAGACGAACCGCCGCCGGGCGCTGAAGGTGATGCACGCGTACCTCTTCCAGAGCGAGGAGATGCGCAGCCGCTTCAAGCGCGAGGCGCAGATCACGGCGGACATCGAGAGCGAGTACATCGTCGACGTCTTCGACGCGGGCATCGACGAGCCGACAGGGATGCCGTTCCTCGTGATGGAGCTGCTCCGCGGCGAGGAGCTCGGCCAGCGCCTCAAGCGCCTCGGCAGGCTGCCTCCCGGCGAGGTCGCGACGTACCTCCAGCAGACCGCGTCGGCCCTCGACCGGACGCACGCGGCGTCCATCATCCACCGGGATCTCAAGCCCGAGAACCTGTTCGTCACGCAGCGGGACGACGGGACGCCCCGCATGAAGATCCTCGATTTCGGCGTGGCGAAGCTGCTCGCCGAGGGCGGGACGGCGGCCGGCATCACGCGCAGCCTCGGGACGCCCATCTACATGGCGCCCGAGCAGTTCCGCACCGACACGAAGCTCACCAGCGCCGTGGACATCTACGCGCTCGGGATGATCGCGTACACGCTGCTCGTGGGGACGCCGTACTGGAGCCCGGAGGCGCTCAGCGCGAACGACGTGATCGCGTTCGCGCTCGTGGTCGTCCACGGGCCGCAGGAGCCGCCGGTCCACCGGGCGATGTCGCAGCGGGTGGTGCTGCCGCCGAGCTTCGATGGCTGGTTCGCCCGGGCCACGGCCGTCGATCCGGCGGCGCGGTTCCGCCTGGCGAGCGAGGCGGCGCAGGCGCTCTCGGAGCTGCTCGGCCTCGCGCCGGCCAGCAGCGGCCGTTCACCCCGCCCGACCACGCCGCCCTGGGCCATGGCGAACCCCTCGGCGCACGCGCTCGCCACGCCGGCGCCCGCGATCACCGCGCCCGCGATCACCGCGCCCGCGATCACCGCGCCCGCGATCACCGCGCCCGCGATGATGCCGCCGGTGGCGACGAGCATCGGCCCGATGGGGCCCGAGCACCCGTCCCGCGCTCCGGCCGCGCCCCTAGCGGCGACGATGGAGACGTCGGTGACGTCCGTCCCCTCGGGGAACATCGCGCCGGCGGCGCCGAACCGAGCCCCGCTCGTCGCCGCCGCGGTCGTCCTCGGGCTCGGGGTGCTCGGCGCAGGGACCTGGCTCCTGATCCGCGCCGGATCCCAGGCCGAGCCCGCGGCGGCCGCGCCGTCGGAGGGCCCTGCGCTGGACGCCGGCTCGGCGAGCGCCGCGGCGACCGCCGCGCCGAGCGCGACGACGCCGGCAGAGCCGTCGGCGCCGGCGCCCAGCGCCTCCGCGCCGGCGATCGCCGCGGCCCAACCCGCGCCCAGCGCGAGCGCCAGCGCGGGGCCGGCCGCGCGCGGGGCGGCGGGCGCTGCCCCGAAGGCGACGCCGAGGCCCGCGTCGACAGAGCGAAGAGGCTCCCCCGCTCGCCCCAAAGTCCCTTTGCTCGGACGAGATTGA